A single window of Channa argus isolate prfri chromosome 10, Channa argus male v1.0, whole genome shotgun sequence DNA harbors:
- the tnip1 gene encoding TNFAIP3-interacting protein 1 isoform X1 has product MDGKSPYRIYDPGGSEVKAREEAGGGSSYRQLLEENSILRERMKGLKSLGDLLEESQSEASRLRQRVEELVRDNEALKSSSFAASLCAGGPIQTETQNKPCLHPTAEQNEEQINCLGKTLQPEKPNEALSEFEVVNMDGKTSDALTAGSGAGVAPLLPQENIELASQLKRLESSFSIFAEESNPNQLLAHLGRMAVEFHHLSSKVQKNEQRTSLLQTLCEQLRQENNELRKKMEEDHHIRNRDLEQLRQENQKLKELVTGGAAAAGTASSAAPSDTETPEAKDEPVKEESAAVRPRMEATTPQRSGKVAEKTPTKPCDVEVYEKKIKLLEKQRKDVLEVNKQWDIQWNSMKSQFEQKITDLRQRLAESQKTVLELEAEREQRQRDYDKKLLLAKSKIENVQGEKECLNSETTELKQKIRYLQDQLLPLSKQREYQEKEIQRLNRALEEALNLHSPSSSQQPPGQGNFADAANNLKKQELLTQIAVLKEQVKIFEEDFRKERSDRERMNEEKEDLRRQVERLQGQITNLTNQLHQAQNECQRERTERCKLERQQMQHHKQGQQQERRTSDPTSGSVNGPLSPPYCGPFVQVGPQGLEGWPIHLPPRMPNAAGAAAAAAPPPVRDFQPVNLGFPWQSSFPQPRGTRAVGESSRPPPENADQSAAAAAAATAAAGFGKRERHNIDPGKH; this is encoded by the exons ATGGATGGGAAAAGCCCGTACCGCATCTATGATCCAGGTGGGAGTGAGGTTAAGGCCCGAGAAGAGGCTGGAGGAGGAAGCAGCTATCGGCAACTCCTGGAGGAGAACAGTATACTGAGGGAGCGTATGAAGGGACTTAAGAGCTTAG GTGATTTGCTGGAAGAATCTCAGTCTGAGGCATCAAGGCTTCGCCAGCGAGTTGAGGAACTTGTGAGAGATAACGAAGCCCTCAAGTCCTCCAGCTTTGCTGCCAGCCTGTGTGCAGGAGGGCCAATACAGACCGAAACACAAA ATAAACCATGTTTACACCCAACTGCAGAGCAGAATGAGGAGCAAATAAACTGTTTAGGGAAGACTCTGCAGCCTGAGAAGCCCAAT gAGGCCTTATCAGAGtttgaggtggtaaatatggatgGGAAGACTTCAGATGCTTTGACT GCTGGGTCAGGGGCAGGAGTAGCACCGCTGCTGCCTCAGGAGAACATTGAGCTAGCAAGTCAGCTGAAGAGGTTAGAGAGCTCCTTCAGCATTTTCGCAGAGGAGTCCAACCCCAATCAGCTGTTGGCTCACCTCGGTCGCATGGCTGTGGAGTTTCACCATCTTTCCTCTAAGGTCCAAAAGAATGAACAGAGGACATCCCTCCTACAG aCACTTTGTGAGCAGCTCAGACAGGAGAACAATGAACTTagaaagaaaatggaagaaGATCATCATATCAGGAATCGAGACTTGGAACAGCTGAG ACAGGAGAATCAGAAACTTAAGGAGCTGGTCACAGGAGGCGCGGCAGCAGCAGGAACAGCATCGTCTGCAGCGCCATCTGACACTGAAACTCCAGAAGCCAAAGACGAGCCAGTAAAGGAAGAATCTGCTGCTGTGCGACCTAGGATGGAGGCCACAACACCACAGAGG AGTGGCAAAGTGGCAGAGAAAACCCCAACAAAACCTTGTGATGTCGAGGTGTATGAAAAGAAGATCAAACTTTTGGAGAAGCAAAGAAAGGAT GTACTGGAGGTGAACAAACAGTGGGACATTCAGTGGAACTCCATGAAGTCACAGTTTGAACAAAAG ATTACTGACCTCAGACAACGTTTGGCTGAGTCCCAGAAAACTGTACTTGAGCTGGAGGCAGAGCGAGAGCAGAGGCAGCGGGACTACGACAAGAAACTGCTGTTGGCAAAGTCCAAGATTGAAAATGTTCAG GGGGAGAAGGAATGCCTCAACTCTGAGACCACTGAGCTTAAGCAGAAGATTCGCTACCTGCAGGATCAGCTTCTGCCACTCAGCAAACAAAGGGAGTACCAGGAGAAGGAGATCCAACGCCTCAACAGA gCTTTAGAGGAAGCCTTAAACCTACACTCCCCTTCATCCTCCCAGCAACCACCTGGCCAGGGTAACTTTGCAGATGCAGCCAATAACCTGAAGAAGCAAGAGCTGCTCACTCAAATTGCTGTTCTGAAAGAACAG GTGAAGATCTTTGAAGAGGACTTCAGAAAAGAGAGGAGTGACAGGGAGCGtatgaatgaagaaaaagaagatttgAGGCGGCAAGTTGAGAGACTCCAGGGCCAGATTACTAATTTGACTAATCAG CTTCATCAGGCACAGAACGAGTGCCAGAGAGAACGTACAGAGAGATGTAAGCTGGAGAGACAGCAGATGCAGCATCATAAACAG GGGCAGCAGCAGGAAAGACGTACCTCAGACCCCACGTCAGGCTCAGTGAACGGCCCGCTGAGTCCTCCCTACTGTGGTCCCTTTGTGCAGGTGGGACCGCAGGGCCTTGAGGGCTGGCCCATACACCTCCCTCCCCGGATGCCCAatgcagcaggtgcagcagcCGCCGCAGCACCACCCCCTGTACGAGACTTCCAGCCTGTTAACCTG GGTTTTCCTTGGCAGTCATCATTCCCACAGCCCAGAGGGACCAGAGCAGTAGGAGAGAGTTCAAGACCACCACCAGAAAATGCAG ATCAgtcagcagcggcagcagcagcagccacagcagcagcaggatttGGTAAAAGGGAGCGACACAACATAGACCCTGGAAAGCACTAA
- the tnip1 gene encoding TNFAIP3-interacting protein 1 isoform X4 codes for MDGKSPYRIYDPGGSEVKAREEAGGGSSYRQLLEENSILRERMKGLKSLGDLLEESQSEASRLRQRVEELVRDNEALKSSSFAASLCAGGPIQTETQNKPCLHPTAEQNEEQINCLGKTLQPEKPNEALSEFEVVNMDGKTSDALTAGSGAGVAPLLPQENIELASQLKRLESSFSIFAEESNPNQLLAHLGRMAVEFHHLSSKVQKNEQRTSLLQTLCEQLRQENNELRKKMEEDHHIRNRDLEQLRQENQKLKELVTGGAAAAGTASSAAPSDTETPEAKDEPVKEESAAVRPRMEATTPQRSGKVAEKTPTKPCDVEVYEKKIKLLEKQRKDVLEVNKQWDIQWNSMKSQFEQKITDLRQRLAESQKTVLELEAEREQRQRDYDKKLLLAKSKIENVQGEKECLNSETTELKQKIRYLQDQLLPLSKQREYQEKEIQRLNRALEEALNLHSPSSSQQPPGQGNFADAANNLKKQELLTQIAVLKEQVKIFEEDFRKERSDRERMNEEKEDLRRQVERLQGQITNLTNQLHQAQNECQRERTERCKLERQQMQHHKQGFPWQSSFPQPRGTRAVGESSRPPPENADQSAAAAAAATAAAGFGKRERHNIDPGKH; via the exons ATGGATGGGAAAAGCCCGTACCGCATCTATGATCCAGGTGGGAGTGAGGTTAAGGCCCGAGAAGAGGCTGGAGGAGGAAGCAGCTATCGGCAACTCCTGGAGGAGAACAGTATACTGAGGGAGCGTATGAAGGGACTTAAGAGCTTAG GTGATTTGCTGGAAGAATCTCAGTCTGAGGCATCAAGGCTTCGCCAGCGAGTTGAGGAACTTGTGAGAGATAACGAAGCCCTCAAGTCCTCCAGCTTTGCTGCCAGCCTGTGTGCAGGAGGGCCAATACAGACCGAAACACAAA ATAAACCATGTTTACACCCAACTGCAGAGCAGAATGAGGAGCAAATAAACTGTTTAGGGAAGACTCTGCAGCCTGAGAAGCCCAAT gAGGCCTTATCAGAGtttgaggtggtaaatatggatgGGAAGACTTCAGATGCTTTGACT GCTGGGTCAGGGGCAGGAGTAGCACCGCTGCTGCCTCAGGAGAACATTGAGCTAGCAAGTCAGCTGAAGAGGTTAGAGAGCTCCTTCAGCATTTTCGCAGAGGAGTCCAACCCCAATCAGCTGTTGGCTCACCTCGGTCGCATGGCTGTGGAGTTTCACCATCTTTCCTCTAAGGTCCAAAAGAATGAACAGAGGACATCCCTCCTACAG aCACTTTGTGAGCAGCTCAGACAGGAGAACAATGAACTTagaaagaaaatggaagaaGATCATCATATCAGGAATCGAGACTTGGAACAGCTGAG ACAGGAGAATCAGAAACTTAAGGAGCTGGTCACAGGAGGCGCGGCAGCAGCAGGAACAGCATCGTCTGCAGCGCCATCTGACACTGAAACTCCAGAAGCCAAAGACGAGCCAGTAAAGGAAGAATCTGCTGCTGTGCGACCTAGGATGGAGGCCACAACACCACAGAGG AGTGGCAAAGTGGCAGAGAAAACCCCAACAAAACCTTGTGATGTCGAGGTGTATGAAAAGAAGATCAAACTTTTGGAGAAGCAAAGAAAGGAT GTACTGGAGGTGAACAAACAGTGGGACATTCAGTGGAACTCCATGAAGTCACAGTTTGAACAAAAG ATTACTGACCTCAGACAACGTTTGGCTGAGTCCCAGAAAACTGTACTTGAGCTGGAGGCAGAGCGAGAGCAGAGGCAGCGGGACTACGACAAGAAACTGCTGTTGGCAAAGTCCAAGATTGAAAATGTTCAG GGGGAGAAGGAATGCCTCAACTCTGAGACCACTGAGCTTAAGCAGAAGATTCGCTACCTGCAGGATCAGCTTCTGCCACTCAGCAAACAAAGGGAGTACCAGGAGAAGGAGATCCAACGCCTCAACAGA gCTTTAGAGGAAGCCTTAAACCTACACTCCCCTTCATCCTCCCAGCAACCACCTGGCCAGGGTAACTTTGCAGATGCAGCCAATAACCTGAAGAAGCAAGAGCTGCTCACTCAAATTGCTGTTCTGAAAGAACAG GTGAAGATCTTTGAAGAGGACTTCAGAAAAGAGAGGAGTGACAGGGAGCGtatgaatgaagaaaaagaagatttgAGGCGGCAAGTTGAGAGACTCCAGGGCCAGATTACTAATTTGACTAATCAG CTTCATCAGGCACAGAACGAGTGCCAGAGAGAACGTACAGAGAGATGTAAGCTGGAGAGACAGCAGATGCAGCATCATAAACAG GGTTTTCCTTGGCAGTCATCATTCCCACAGCCCAGAGGGACCAGAGCAGTAGGAGAGAGTTCAAGACCACCACCAGAAAATGCAG ATCAgtcagcagcggcagcagcagcagccacagcagcagcaggatttGGTAAAAGGGAGCGACACAACATAGACCCTGGAAAGCACTAA
- the tnip1 gene encoding TNFAIP3-interacting protein 1 isoform X3, giving the protein MDGKSPYRIYDPGGSEVKAREEAGGGSSYRQLLEENSILRERMKGLKSLGDLLEESQSEASRLRQRVEELVRDNEALKSSSFAASLCAGGPIQTETQNKPCLHPTAEQNEEQINCLGKTLQPEKPNEALSEFEVVNMDGKTSDALTAGSGAGVAPLLPQENIELASQLKRLESSFSIFAEESNPNQLLAHLGRMAVEFHHLSSKVQKNEQRTSLLQTLCEQLRQENNELRKKMEEDHHIRNRDLEQLRQENQKLKELVTGGAAAAGTASSAAPSDTETPEAKDEPVKEESAAVRPRMEATTPQRSGKVAEKTPTKPCDVEVYEKKIKLLEKQRKDVLEVNKQWDIQWNSMKSQFEQKITDLRQRLAESQKTVLELEAEREQRQRDYDKKLLLAKSKIENVQGEKECLNSETTELKQKIRYLQDQLLPLSKQREYQEKEIQRLNRALEEALNLHSPSSSQQPPGQGNFADAANNLKKQELLTQIAVLKEQVKIFEEDFRKERSDRERMNEEKEDLRRQVERLQGQITNLTNQLHQAQNECQRERTERCKLERQQMQHHKQVGPQGLEGWPIHLPPRMPNAAGAAAAAAPPPVRDFQPVNLGFPWQSSFPQPRGTRAVGESSRPPPENADQSAAAAAAATAAAGFGKRERHNIDPGKH; this is encoded by the exons ATGGATGGGAAAAGCCCGTACCGCATCTATGATCCAGGTGGGAGTGAGGTTAAGGCCCGAGAAGAGGCTGGAGGAGGAAGCAGCTATCGGCAACTCCTGGAGGAGAACAGTATACTGAGGGAGCGTATGAAGGGACTTAAGAGCTTAG GTGATTTGCTGGAAGAATCTCAGTCTGAGGCATCAAGGCTTCGCCAGCGAGTTGAGGAACTTGTGAGAGATAACGAAGCCCTCAAGTCCTCCAGCTTTGCTGCCAGCCTGTGTGCAGGAGGGCCAATACAGACCGAAACACAAA ATAAACCATGTTTACACCCAACTGCAGAGCAGAATGAGGAGCAAATAAACTGTTTAGGGAAGACTCTGCAGCCTGAGAAGCCCAAT gAGGCCTTATCAGAGtttgaggtggtaaatatggatgGGAAGACTTCAGATGCTTTGACT GCTGGGTCAGGGGCAGGAGTAGCACCGCTGCTGCCTCAGGAGAACATTGAGCTAGCAAGTCAGCTGAAGAGGTTAGAGAGCTCCTTCAGCATTTTCGCAGAGGAGTCCAACCCCAATCAGCTGTTGGCTCACCTCGGTCGCATGGCTGTGGAGTTTCACCATCTTTCCTCTAAGGTCCAAAAGAATGAACAGAGGACATCCCTCCTACAG aCACTTTGTGAGCAGCTCAGACAGGAGAACAATGAACTTagaaagaaaatggaagaaGATCATCATATCAGGAATCGAGACTTGGAACAGCTGAG ACAGGAGAATCAGAAACTTAAGGAGCTGGTCACAGGAGGCGCGGCAGCAGCAGGAACAGCATCGTCTGCAGCGCCATCTGACACTGAAACTCCAGAAGCCAAAGACGAGCCAGTAAAGGAAGAATCTGCTGCTGTGCGACCTAGGATGGAGGCCACAACACCACAGAGG AGTGGCAAAGTGGCAGAGAAAACCCCAACAAAACCTTGTGATGTCGAGGTGTATGAAAAGAAGATCAAACTTTTGGAGAAGCAAAGAAAGGAT GTACTGGAGGTGAACAAACAGTGGGACATTCAGTGGAACTCCATGAAGTCACAGTTTGAACAAAAG ATTACTGACCTCAGACAACGTTTGGCTGAGTCCCAGAAAACTGTACTTGAGCTGGAGGCAGAGCGAGAGCAGAGGCAGCGGGACTACGACAAGAAACTGCTGTTGGCAAAGTCCAAGATTGAAAATGTTCAG GGGGAGAAGGAATGCCTCAACTCTGAGACCACTGAGCTTAAGCAGAAGATTCGCTACCTGCAGGATCAGCTTCTGCCACTCAGCAAACAAAGGGAGTACCAGGAGAAGGAGATCCAACGCCTCAACAGA gCTTTAGAGGAAGCCTTAAACCTACACTCCCCTTCATCCTCCCAGCAACCACCTGGCCAGGGTAACTTTGCAGATGCAGCCAATAACCTGAAGAAGCAAGAGCTGCTCACTCAAATTGCTGTTCTGAAAGAACAG GTGAAGATCTTTGAAGAGGACTTCAGAAAAGAGAGGAGTGACAGGGAGCGtatgaatgaagaaaaagaagatttgAGGCGGCAAGTTGAGAGACTCCAGGGCCAGATTACTAATTTGACTAATCAG CTTCATCAGGCACAGAACGAGTGCCAGAGAGAACGTACAGAGAGATGTAAGCTGGAGAGACAGCAGATGCAGCATCATAAACAG GTGGGACCGCAGGGCCTTGAGGGCTGGCCCATACACCTCCCTCCCCGGATGCCCAatgcagcaggtgcagcagcCGCCGCAGCACCACCCCCTGTACGAGACTTCCAGCCTGTTAACCTG GGTTTTCCTTGGCAGTCATCATTCCCACAGCCCAGAGGGACCAGAGCAGTAGGAGAGAGTTCAAGACCACCACCAGAAAATGCAG ATCAgtcagcagcggcagcagcagcagccacagcagcagcaggatttGGTAAAAGGGAGCGACACAACATAGACCCTGGAAAGCACTAA
- the tnip1 gene encoding TNFAIP3-interacting protein 1 isoform X2, translated as MDGKSPYRIYDPGGSEVKAREEAGGGSSYRQLLEENSILRERMKGLKSLGDLLEESQSEASRLRQRVEELVRDNEALKSSSFAASLCAGGPIQTETQKQNEEQINCLGKTLQPEKPNEALSEFEVVNMDGKTSDALTAGSGAGVAPLLPQENIELASQLKRLESSFSIFAEESNPNQLLAHLGRMAVEFHHLSSKVQKNEQRTSLLQTLCEQLRQENNELRKKMEEDHHIRNRDLEQLRQENQKLKELVTGGAAAAGTASSAAPSDTETPEAKDEPVKEESAAVRPRMEATTPQRSGKVAEKTPTKPCDVEVYEKKIKLLEKQRKDVLEVNKQWDIQWNSMKSQFEQKITDLRQRLAESQKTVLELEAEREQRQRDYDKKLLLAKSKIENVQGEKECLNSETTELKQKIRYLQDQLLPLSKQREYQEKEIQRLNRALEEALNLHSPSSSQQPPGQGNFADAANNLKKQELLTQIAVLKEQVKIFEEDFRKERSDRERMNEEKEDLRRQVERLQGQITNLTNQLHQAQNECQRERTERCKLERQQMQHHKQGQQQERRTSDPTSGSVNGPLSPPYCGPFVQVGPQGLEGWPIHLPPRMPNAAGAAAAAAPPPVRDFQPVNLGFPWQSSFPQPRGTRAVGESSRPPPENADQSAAAAAAATAAAGFGKRERHNIDPGKH; from the exons ATGGATGGGAAAAGCCCGTACCGCATCTATGATCCAGGTGGGAGTGAGGTTAAGGCCCGAGAAGAGGCTGGAGGAGGAAGCAGCTATCGGCAACTCCTGGAGGAGAACAGTATACTGAGGGAGCGTATGAAGGGACTTAAGAGCTTAG GTGATTTGCTGGAAGAATCTCAGTCTGAGGCATCAAGGCTTCGCCAGCGAGTTGAGGAACTTGTGAGAGATAACGAAGCCCTCAAGTCCTCCAGCTTTGCTGCCAGCCTGTGTGCAGGAGGGCCAATACAGACCGAAACACAAA AGCAGAATGAGGAGCAAATAAACTGTTTAGGGAAGACTCTGCAGCCTGAGAAGCCCAAT gAGGCCTTATCAGAGtttgaggtggtaaatatggatgGGAAGACTTCAGATGCTTTGACT GCTGGGTCAGGGGCAGGAGTAGCACCGCTGCTGCCTCAGGAGAACATTGAGCTAGCAAGTCAGCTGAAGAGGTTAGAGAGCTCCTTCAGCATTTTCGCAGAGGAGTCCAACCCCAATCAGCTGTTGGCTCACCTCGGTCGCATGGCTGTGGAGTTTCACCATCTTTCCTCTAAGGTCCAAAAGAATGAACAGAGGACATCCCTCCTACAG aCACTTTGTGAGCAGCTCAGACAGGAGAACAATGAACTTagaaagaaaatggaagaaGATCATCATATCAGGAATCGAGACTTGGAACAGCTGAG ACAGGAGAATCAGAAACTTAAGGAGCTGGTCACAGGAGGCGCGGCAGCAGCAGGAACAGCATCGTCTGCAGCGCCATCTGACACTGAAACTCCAGAAGCCAAAGACGAGCCAGTAAAGGAAGAATCTGCTGCTGTGCGACCTAGGATGGAGGCCACAACACCACAGAGG AGTGGCAAAGTGGCAGAGAAAACCCCAACAAAACCTTGTGATGTCGAGGTGTATGAAAAGAAGATCAAACTTTTGGAGAAGCAAAGAAAGGAT GTACTGGAGGTGAACAAACAGTGGGACATTCAGTGGAACTCCATGAAGTCACAGTTTGAACAAAAG ATTACTGACCTCAGACAACGTTTGGCTGAGTCCCAGAAAACTGTACTTGAGCTGGAGGCAGAGCGAGAGCAGAGGCAGCGGGACTACGACAAGAAACTGCTGTTGGCAAAGTCCAAGATTGAAAATGTTCAG GGGGAGAAGGAATGCCTCAACTCTGAGACCACTGAGCTTAAGCAGAAGATTCGCTACCTGCAGGATCAGCTTCTGCCACTCAGCAAACAAAGGGAGTACCAGGAGAAGGAGATCCAACGCCTCAACAGA gCTTTAGAGGAAGCCTTAAACCTACACTCCCCTTCATCCTCCCAGCAACCACCTGGCCAGGGTAACTTTGCAGATGCAGCCAATAACCTGAAGAAGCAAGAGCTGCTCACTCAAATTGCTGTTCTGAAAGAACAG GTGAAGATCTTTGAAGAGGACTTCAGAAAAGAGAGGAGTGACAGGGAGCGtatgaatgaagaaaaagaagatttgAGGCGGCAAGTTGAGAGACTCCAGGGCCAGATTACTAATTTGACTAATCAG CTTCATCAGGCACAGAACGAGTGCCAGAGAGAACGTACAGAGAGATGTAAGCTGGAGAGACAGCAGATGCAGCATCATAAACAG GGGCAGCAGCAGGAAAGACGTACCTCAGACCCCACGTCAGGCTCAGTGAACGGCCCGCTGAGTCCTCCCTACTGTGGTCCCTTTGTGCAGGTGGGACCGCAGGGCCTTGAGGGCTGGCCCATACACCTCCCTCCCCGGATGCCCAatgcagcaggtgcagcagcCGCCGCAGCACCACCCCCTGTACGAGACTTCCAGCCTGTTAACCTG GGTTTTCCTTGGCAGTCATCATTCCCACAGCCCAGAGGGACCAGAGCAGTAGGAGAGAGTTCAAGACCACCACCAGAAAATGCAG ATCAgtcagcagcggcagcagcagcagccacagcagcagcaggatttGGTAAAAGGGAGCGACACAACATAGACCCTGGAAAGCACTAA